Proteins from a single region of Bacillus sp. (in: firmicutes):
- a CDS encoding amidohydrolase encodes MKNNINQLKATIKKIFDYLHQNPEPSWQEYETTVYLKTLLESYGFTVQTFDDCTGLVVEVGEGNICVGVRADIDALWQNVDGIFRANHSCGHDAHMTMVIGTMLLLKEMNAWPKNGKLKFIFQPAEEKGTGALKLIEKGVVDNLDFLYGVHLRPLEELKFGEASPATFHGSATFMTGIIRGVDAHGARPHLGQNAIEVGATLVNELNRIHINPMVPASVKITSFHAGSETGNLIPGEATFSLDLRAQTNEVMIELTNRVIHLAEIIATLYQVEISLTTTGYVAAATVDETAKSFMEQAIIETLGQENNKAPIITPGGEDFHFYTLKRPNIKATMLGLGCDLQPGLHHPKMSFNREAMYNGIEIITRAVLYTFEKANCLEGEQNEN; translated from the coding sequence ATGAAAAATAACATAAACCAATTAAAAGCAACGATAAAAAAAATTTTTGACTATCTTCATCAAAACCCAGAGCCAAGCTGGCAGGAATATGAAACGACTGTCTATTTAAAAACTTTATTAGAAAGCTACGGTTTCACAGTTCAAACATTCGATGACTGTACTGGTCTGGTCGTTGAAGTTGGTGAAGGCAACATCTGTGTCGGTGTTCGTGCTGATATTGATGCTCTTTGGCAAAATGTCGATGGCATCTTTCGCGCCAACCATTCATGTGGACATGATGCTCATATGACAATGGTGATTGGAACAATGCTGCTTTTAAAAGAAATGAACGCTTGGCCTAAAAATGGAAAGTTGAAGTTTATTTTTCAGCCTGCTGAAGAAAAAGGGACAGGTGCGCTAAAGCTAATTGAAAAAGGGGTAGTTGATAATCTTGATTTTCTTTATGGGGTTCATTTGCGCCCGCTTGAAGAACTTAAATTTGGCGAAGCATCACCAGCTACTTTTCACGGCTCGGCCACGTTTATGACTGGTATTATCAGAGGGGTGGATGCGCACGGTGCTAGGCCTCATTTAGGTCAAAATGCAATTGAAGTTGGTGCAACGCTAGTTAATGAGTTGAATCGTATTCATATAAACCCAATGGTCCCAGCTTCCGTCAAAATAACTTCTTTTCATGCCGGCAGCGAAACTGGCAACCTGATTCCTGGTGAGGCTACATTTTCTTTAGATTTACGAGCACAGACAAATGAAGTGATGATTGAATTGACAAATAGGGTAATCCATTTAGCTGAAATAATTGCCACTTTATATCAGGTTGAAATCTCGCTAACGACTACTGGTTATGTTGCTGCGGCAACCGTCGATGAGACAGCCAAAAGCTTCATGGAACAAGCTATTATTGAGACACTTGGGCAAGAAAATAATAAAGCGCCTATCATCACGCCAGGTGGAGAGGATTTTCATTTTTACACATTAAAGCGACCAAATATAAAAGCGACAATGCTTGGATTGGGCTGCGATTTACAACCAGGATTGCATCATCCGAAGATGAGTTTTAATCGCGAGGCAATGTATAATGGAATTGAGATTATCACACGGGCGGTTTTATATACGTTTGAAAAAGCAAATTGTTTGGAAGGTGAACAAAATGAAAATTAA
- a CDS encoding heavy-metal-associated domain-containing protein: MKTVKFQLEELTCPSCVKKIEGVLAKQEGVSDVKVLFNSSKVKVVFNEEIIAAEQLASTIEQLGYPVLNSKVS, encoded by the coding sequence ATGAAAACTGTAAAATTTCAATTAGAAGAGTTAACTTGTCCAAGCTGCGTGAAAAAAATCGAAGGAGTTTTGGCAAAACAAGAAGGAGTGTCAGACGTAAAAGTTTTATTTAATTCCAGCAAAGTAAAAGTTGTATTTAATGAGGAAATCATTGCTGCGGAGCAACTAGCATCAACAATTGAACAGCTTGGCTATCCAGTATTAAATAGTAAAGTATCTTAA